GGCAGTAAATAAAGCCAGCGATTTAACCCGTGAATTGAATATAAATTCTGCGCATTTGGTTGATATTGTTTTGGATATAGAGGACGCTTTTAATATTGAATTCAAAAACGAGGATATGGAGCAACTTCGCAGTATTAATGATGCAATCTCCTTGATACAACAAAAAATTTCAGGTTAATAAAATGTTTTCATTTTCACAGAAAATTCAATTTTTGTTAAACCCGTATTTATAAGCCGTTAAATTGCGTTAAACCTATTGGCGACCCATTTCAAATTTATTAAATTAAAAAGTAAAAAATTTGAAAATCATGAAAAACGTAGTAGCAGTATTATTTCTATTTATAAGTATTTCGGCCTTTTCACAGGATCCATTTCTTCAAAAGTCTAGTCCTGAGGTGGAAAAAGAAGCTAAGGTAATTACAAACAAATATCTTCCCGAACTCGGAATGACGGGACAACAGGTATTATTGTTTCAACAAAAAGTAGCCGAGTTTTTAATTCGAAAAAATAAAATTGAAACCGAATTAAACGGAAAAGAAAAGCTTAACGCTCTTTATAAACTTCAAGTAGAGGAAACCGCAGAAATGAATGATATTTTAACGCAGCCCCAAATGGAAGTTTACAAAAAAGTTAAGCCTAAATTTCAACCTTTGGAAAAAATAGAAACTGAGTAATTACTTATTTTTTTCAATAAATTTTTCGTTCTCAGTATTACTTTCAATATCGGGCTCAGTGCCACTTGGCGTACTCTGCTTTAAACCTGCAGACTCTACTCCAAAGAACTCCATAATTTCTGGTGGATTGTCAATTTGCTTCGTCCGCTTACCCATAATAGCAATTGGTCTAGAAATAACCGAATCGTTATTTTGAATAATTTTTAGCCAATCATTCGAGTTAAAATTAGTAGTGCTTTCAGTGTCTATATCTAATTGGCGCTTGTCTACCAAATCGCCAATTTTAACCCCTAATGAATCTGCAATTTCTGCCCATTGGGTATCGGCTACTTTGGTTTTTGCCAAATCTATTGCCAAATAACGAGCATCTATTCCGGTTAAATAACTTAAGGTATGTATTCCCACACGGGTGTTGCTGCTGTAAATTAAGGTAAGTTGGTTTTCATCTCGTGCTATTACTCCCATATTTTTCATACTATTAGTGTGCTTTCAGTTTTTCTTTTCTTTTTTGAAGTTGTGATCTAAGTTCAGTTATTACTTTAGCAACCGAAGCTTCAAAAGAGGCGCTAGATGTTTCTGCGAAAATAGTAGCGCCCGGCATACTTAAGCGTACGCTACAGATTTTTCCCTTTTCAGGGTTAGAAGAGTTTTCCTTTTTAAAATATACGTCTCCACTAATTATAGAGTCGTATTTAGTTTCAATTTTATTCAGTCTTTCGGTAACAAAATCTTCCAATCTTTGGCTAGCCGCTACCTCGTGATACTCGAAATTTATCTTCATAATCTATTGGTTTTTATTATCAAATTTAAAGATACAATAGCATAAAAACCACACCAAACTTTTAATATGATTTTGTGAAATTAATCTTCATTAACCACCGGCGGATTGGGGTCTGAAATTACCATTGAGGCTACAATACCTGCGGCTAAAGATAATCCGATTACACCCAACGAGAGCCATTCGGGTATTTCAACATTGTGGGAGAGTATCATTTTTACGCCAACAAAGGCCAAAATTACCACCAGACTATAATTTATAAACCTAAATTTGGTAAGCATTCTTGAAATTAAAAAATACATAGAACGCAGCCCTAAAATTGCCAAAATATTTGAGCTAAAAACAATAAATGGATCTGCGGTAATTGCCAGAATTGCAGGAATACTATCCAAGGCAAAAAGTATATCGGTAAGTTCAATAATTATTAAAGCAACAAATAGCGGGGTTGCCGCGCGAATTCCCATTCGTTTTATAAAAAATTTATCGCCGTCCATTCTATAACTTACGGGGAATAGTTTTTTCATAAAACGGAACATTTTAGATTTTTTGGGGTTAAACTCCGTTTCCTTATGCGTTAGCATTCTAAATGCTGTAAATAGTAGAAAGGCACCGAACACGTATATTATCCAGTCGAATTTGTTGATTAAGGCAACGCCAAAAAATATCATTAACGCCCTAAAAACAATAGCCCCCAAGATTCCATAAAACAACACTTCGTGTTGGTATTTCTGTGGAATTGCAAACGATGAAAATATTACTGCAATTACAAATACGTTGTCTATACTCAGCGAAAGCTCAATTAAATAGCCGGTAATATATTTAAGCGTTGCTACATCCGGAGTTAAATTTGTTGGGTTTTCTACGAGCCCTTCTTTAAAAAGCCAATAAATTACTCCTGAAAATCCAAGGGCTAAGGTTACCCAAACAGTAGTCCAAATTGCGGCTTCCTTTGTTTTAATAACGTGGGGAGTACGGTTAAAAACCCCTAAATCTAACGCCAAGAATAAAATAATAAACCCAATAAAAATTCCCCAAACAACCATAAATTAAAATTTTGCACAAAATTAGGAGGAAAGTACCTTTAAATATGATATGGAAATGTTAATAATTAGCAGCTGCGTTAAATCTTCATTAAATTTTTTTTCCGCTAAACGAAAGCCATTACATTTAAAACAAAAAATATGAAAAATAGTACTACCGTAAACAAACAAACCCCTACAGAGCATCCTATTTTAGATAGCATTAAAAATAGATGGAGCCCGCGAACCTTTGCAGATACGCCAATTAGTGAATCGGATGTTCAGGTGTTGTTAGAAGCGGGGAGATGGGCGCCAAGTTCTTCCAATATTCAGCCTTGGCGTATAATCTGGGGTATAAAAGGTACCGAAATGTACGATAGAATTTTTGATTGCTTAGACGAATTTAATCAGAGCTGGGCAGGAAATTCACAGGTTTTATGGATAAACGCCTTTAAAAAAACAATGAAAGACGGTACTAAAGAAAACTTTCACGCGCTTCACGATTTGGGACTCTTTATGGGCAATGTAATTCACCAAGCAAACAGTATGGGGATTGCCTCACACCAAATGGCCGGATTGCAATTTAAAAAGGCGCAAAGTGAATTTAACTTTACTGAGGATTACCACGTGGCAACTGCCGTGGCTTTTGGCTATTACGGCGGTAGCTTAGATAATTTACCCGAAGATCTACAACGGCAAGAAGAGCAAAAAATGCGTAAAAGAAAAAATATTACTGAATTTGCGTTTAACGGAAATTTTAAAAATAACAGCTAATTATGGAAAAGAAGAAAAAGCACGCCGATTTTCAAGACGAATATAGAAAATCTTCAAATTTTGGGAAACTTCAACAGGAGGAAGATTTAAAAATTAAGGGCGATGGCAAATTAAAAGTTGAAAAAGACGATGCAATGAAATCACGCTCAGACCAAAAAACAATTTCAGAAACACTTAAAAAAATAAATTCTGAAGAAGAATAAGTAAATAAAAAAGACGATTTTTATGGTTGCACAACCTACCGTATATGCCTAAACCCAACCCCAGTAAAGCGGAACAACAAAGCAATATTGATGAAGAACTGGAAAACTCTAAGTCATCAGAGATAACCAGTACCAAATCGCACGGCGAAATCTTAAAACAGCAAATAATTGATGGGCAGGAAACTTATAATAAAAATGCTATAAGTATACTTCTAAGTTCGCTAACGGCCGGTCTGGAAATAGGTTTCAGCTACTTATTAATATGTAGCCTTTTTTTCTTTTTACAAGGAAAAGTTGAAGAAGACACTATTATAAAACTCTTGTCTGTGGTTTATCCGGTAGGCTTTATAATGATTATTTTGGGGCAATCCATATTATTTACCGAACAAACTTCACTATTAACGCTTCCGGTTCTAAATAAAAAAAGAAGTTTCCGAAGTTTATTAAAACTTTGGGGGCTGGTTATTTCAGGAAATTTAATTGGGGGCTACCTAATAGCATTTTTATTGGTTTGGATTGGACCACATTTAGGCATATTCAATTTATTAACTGTCGAAAAAATAGCGGTTCACGTAACCCATTACGATAATTCGGTAATTTTTGTCAGTGCCATTCTTGCCGGTTGGTTAATGGGGTTGCTCTCGTGGTTAATAGCAGCTTCAAAAAGTACGCTAAGCCGAATTGTTTTAATATTTATGATTACCGCAGTGCTTTCATTCACCGGGCTTCACCACAGTATTGTGGGCAATGTAGAGGTTTTTGCTGGCTGGATAAGTTCGTCTGCAATAACATTTGTAGATTATCTGTCCTTTATCCTTTTAGCGTTATTAGGAAATGCCTTGGGCGGAGCCATTTTTGTTGCTTTGCTGAAATATCGTGCCTTTGTTTACGATGTAAAAGGGTAGGTAGAGGAAGCAATTTTTAATTATAAACAACAATAAAAAAACCCTTTTTCAAGGGTTTTATTTTTAAATCTTTTAGCGAGTGGGAATATGTTAACCTGGATTAATATTTGCTCCAGGCTTAGGTTTCGCCTTTGGTTTTGCCGAAGCTTTAGCAGCAATTGGTTTTGCCGGCTTCTTTTTTTCTGTATTGTTTTCTGGTTTTTTCCCCATGGCTATATTTTTTAGTTAACATATACTGTTTAAAGGTACTAAATTAACGAACACCCTGCCGTATTTAATCTAAATATTTCGCGCTTAGGCAAATGATTTTAAGTAACTTAGCGAAACTAACCGAAGAATATGAAGCTTAGCTCCTTTTTTAAGCAGTGCCACGAAAAGGAAGTCTTTAAAATGTTGTCTATTTATGTGGTTTCTGCGTGGATTATCTTACAAGTTCTCGCAGTAACTTGGCAACCATTGGGGCTTCCCGAAAAATCCGTTACTTTTTTAATTATAATTTTATTGCTTTGTTTTCCTATTTATATTTTTCTTCTTTGGAAATTCAGATTAGCCAAAATTCATCAAGCTGAAATCGCGCAAAGCGAAAAGAAACCCAAGAAAGAACTAGCCTTTCGGAAAACATATTTCTCGGCTCTTGGAATAATCGCTTCATTATGTGTAATTGCCGTATTCTTAATAGTAAACAAGAATTTTTTACCCGCTAACAATTCCCTGCCAAAAATTATTAGTAGCGATAAGATTGCTGTGCTAAAATTTGGTAATAATACGGGAGACCATAAATACGACATTGTAAGTAAAATGGCCTCAGACTGGATAATCCACGGCATTACCGAAAACCAAGTAGCGCAGGTAATAACACAAGATTTAGTAGATGAATATAGAACAATTTTAAAAGGAAAAAAAATTGAGGAAGACGAATCAACCATTGTACGCGAATATCTAAAACCCAGTAAAATAATTTCAGGAAATTTCTATCTCAAAAATGAAAAACTTCTCTTTCAAGGGATGTTGATAGATGGAAAAACCAATAAAACCATTATATCGTTTAAACCTACACAATGTCTTGCAACCAACCCTCTAGAGTGTATTGAAGATTTAAACGAATCTATAACTGGCTATTTTATTACAAAAGATAAGCAAAAGTTAATGCTGCAAGAAACACCGCCAAAATATGAAGCGTACAAATTGCTACTTGAAGCTAAAAACAGCAACGAAAACGAAACTTATATTAACCTTTTAAACAGAGCAATAGCTTCAGATTCTACTTATTTTGAACCAAAAGTGCTCCGTGTGGCCCATTACTACAACCAACAAGATTTTAAAACGGCAGATTCTCTCTTAAACTTAATTAAACCAGATTCGT
This region of Aequorivita marisscotiae genomic DNA includes:
- a CDS encoding acyl carrier protein; the encoded protein is MTSNEIYEKLEPIIITYLPEDVAPKAVNKASDLTRELNINSAHLVDIVLDIEDAFNIEFKNEDMEQLRSINDAISLIQQKISG
- a CDS encoding nitroreductase family protein; the protein is MKNSTTVNKQTPTEHPILDSIKNRWSPRTFADTPISESDVQVLLEAGRWAPSSSNIQPWRIIWGIKGTEMYDRIFDCLDEFNQSWAGNSQVLWINAFKKTMKDGTKENFHALHDLGLFMGNVIHQANSMGIASHQMAGLQFKKAQSEFNFTEDYHVATAVAFGYYGGSLDNLPEDLQRQEEQKMRKRKNITEFAFNGNFKNNS
- a CDS encoding tetratricopeptide repeat protein, which translates into the protein MKLSSFFKQCHEKEVFKMLSIYVVSAWIILQVLAVTWQPLGLPEKSVTFLIIILLLCFPIYIFLLWKFRLAKIHQAEIAQSEKKPKKELAFRKTYFSALGIIASLCVIAVFLIVNKNFLPANNSLPKIISSDKIAVLKFGNNTGDHKYDIVSKMASDWIIHGITENQVAQVITQDLVDEYRTILKGKKIEEDESTIVREYLKPSKIISGNFYLKNEKLLFQGMLIDGKTNKTIISFKPTQCLATNPLECIEDLNESITGYFITKDKQKLMLQETPPKYEAYKLLLEAKNSNENETYINLLNRAIASDSTYFEPKVLRVAHYYNQQDFKTADSLLNLIKPDSYTNKRQLNLLNMYEALLKGDNRTVYKTLLNEYKIAPFDLTTNKTAMVVALQFVNKPEDVEAIYKVIPMDSINLQNCSDCVARIYVNAYANIELGNYTAALQTIEDAQNKFDAKILNKPLAIAYVRANKIEELDQFLRKIEITNSPAEVNDLYLQVGKEFLLKNNKTKAMEYFKYILNSDSAIVAPVMLAEALFYAEAYEKAEKILNTHYANNPTDVEALSKLAICNFKMGNQIKAESYLENLETLPLKYQFGSINYALAQYYAATDNQPQFQNHLLKAVANGHKYHWKFFKNDPQFLKYSNTAVFKEAMNFWK
- a CDS encoding formate/nitrite transporter family protein — translated: MPKPNPSKAEQQSNIDEELENSKSSEITSTKSHGEILKQQIIDGQETYNKNAISILLSSLTAGLEIGFSYLLICSLFFFLQGKVEEDTIIKLLSVVYPVGFIMIILGQSILFTEQTSLLTLPVLNKKRSFRSLLKLWGLVISGNLIGGYLIAFLLVWIGPHLGIFNLLTVEKIAVHVTHYDNSVIFVSAILAGWLMGLLSWLIAASKSTLSRIVLIFMITAVLSFTGLHHSIVGNVEVFAGWISSSAITFVDYLSFILLALLGNALGGAIFVALLKYRAFVYDVKG
- a CDS encoding TerC family protein, coding for MVVWGIFIGFIILFLALDLGVFNRTPHVIKTKEAAIWTTVWVTLALGFSGVIYWLFKEGLVENPTNLTPDVATLKYITGYLIELSLSIDNVFVIAVIFSSFAIPQKYQHEVLFYGILGAIVFRALMIFFGVALINKFDWIIYVFGAFLLFTAFRMLTHKETEFNPKKSKMFRFMKKLFPVSYRMDGDKFFIKRMGIRAATPLFVALIIIELTDILFALDSIPAILAITADPFIVFSSNILAILGLRSMYFLISRMLTKFRFINYSLVVILAFVGVKMILSHNVEIPEWLSLGVIGLSLAAGIVASMVISDPNPPVVNED
- a CDS encoding arsenate reductase family protein; this translates as MKNMGVIARDENQLTLIYSSNTRVGIHTLSYLTGIDARYLAIDLAKTKVADTQWAEIADSLGVKIGDLVDKRQLDIDTESTTNFNSNDWLKIIQNNDSVISRPIAIMGKRTKQIDNPPEIMEFFGVESAGLKQSTPSGTEPDIESNTENEKFIEKNK
- the hpf gene encoding ribosome hibernation-promoting factor, HPF/YfiA family; its protein translation is MKINFEYHEVAASQRLEDFVTERLNKIETKYDSIISGDVYFKKENSSNPEKGKICSVRLSMPGATIFAETSSASFEASVAKVITELRSQLQKRKEKLKAH